One segment of Halomonas sp. TD01 DNA contains the following:
- a CDS encoding glutaredoxin family protein: MIQLSIYTTLGCHLCAQLEALVVTLANQEVSLHHIEISDDDTLLERYGVRIPVLMDGSGEELDRGFDLERLSAWLQARGWLDEAALAALTTPPENAPPVGAHQRNGRRFLG; the protein is encoded by the coding sequence ATGATTCAGCTATCGATTTATACAACGTTAGGCTGCCACTTATGCGCTCAGTTAGAAGCGCTAGTGGTAACGTTGGCGAACCAAGAGGTATCGCTGCATCACATTGAAATCAGCGACGACGATACGCTATTGGAGCGTTATGGCGTACGCATTCCGGTTCTGATGGATGGGAGCGGAGAAGAGCTGGACCGAGGTTTTGATCTTGAGCGGCTAAGCGCTTGGCTGCAAGCGCGCGGCTGGCTGGATGAGGCTGCGCTTGCGGCACTTACCACACCGCCCGAAAATGCTCCGCCAGTTGGCGCGCATCAGCGCAACGGACGGCGCTTCTTAGGATAG